A genomic segment from Bradyrhizobium sp. ISRA430 encodes:
- a CDS encoding hydroxymethylglutaryl-CoA lyase, with the protein MSRIQEIYPSGRVSLREVGLRDGLQLVKKFPSTEAKQRWVREEYAAGARHFEVGSFLPAKTFPQFVDVRDVIATVASLRGAHGVALTLNERGVNDALESGVGEIASVVSATEEHSLANAHRSRESAIANVRRLCEMRDASQHKPLVNAAISMALGCSITGPVDPVEVLRLVDKCLEAGVDFVGIADTVGYAGPKQVAELTRAAVKLAGSKPICIHLHDTRGMGIANAAAALDEGVRILDGSLGGLGGCPFAPGATGNVVFEDLAFLCESKGFVTGIDLEKLIAVRKILREEMPNEPLYGGVARAGLPCGSAAKAA; encoded by the coding sequence ATGAGCCGCATTCAGGAGATTTATCCCTCGGGTCGCGTCAGCCTGCGCGAGGTGGGTCTGCGCGACGGGCTTCAGCTCGTGAAAAAGTTTCCCTCAACCGAAGCCAAGCAGCGCTGGGTACGCGAGGAATATGCTGCCGGCGCGCGGCATTTCGAAGTCGGCTCGTTCCTGCCCGCAAAGACCTTTCCGCAGTTCGTCGATGTTCGCGATGTGATCGCGACGGTGGCGAGCCTGCGCGGCGCCCATGGCGTCGCGCTCACGCTCAATGAGCGCGGGGTCAATGACGCCCTTGAATCCGGCGTCGGCGAGATCGCCTCGGTTGTTTCGGCGACCGAGGAGCACAGCCTGGCCAACGCGCATCGCTCGCGCGAGTCCGCAATCGCGAACGTCAGGCGCCTCTGCGAAATGCGCGACGCCAGCCAGCACAAGCCGCTCGTCAATGCGGCAATCTCGATGGCGCTGGGCTGCTCGATCACCGGCCCGGTCGATCCTGTCGAGGTGCTGCGGCTGGTCGACAAATGCCTCGAGGCAGGCGTCGATTTCGTCGGGATCGCCGACACCGTCGGCTATGCCGGGCCGAAGCAGGTGGCCGAGCTGACGCGCGCCGCGGTGAAGCTCGCCGGGTCGAAGCCGATCTGCATCCATCTCCACGACACCCGCGGCATGGGCATCGCCAACGCCGCGGCCGCGCTCGACGAAGGCGTTCGCATCCTCGACGGCTCGCTCGGCGGCCTTGGCGGCTGTCCCTTCGCGCCCGGTGCGACCGGCAATGTCGTGTTCGAAGACCTCGCGTTTCTCTGCGAAAGCAAGGGTTTTGTCACCGGGATCGATCTGGAGAAGCTGATCGCCGTGCGCAAGATCCTGCGCGAGGAAATGCCGAACGAGCCGCTCTATGGCGGTGTCGCGAGGGCGGGCCTGCCGTGCGGGAGCGCAGCGAAAGCGGCCTAG
- a CDS encoding CoA transferase: MEREGSAAGLPLAGVRVIEMTHMVMGPTCGMILAQLGAEVIKVEPPAGDKTRSLGGMGTSFFPLFNRGKRSVVLDFEKAEDRDTMHRLLATADVFLENFRDGLLEKQGLDADELRRRHPHLIVAGHKGFLSGPYEHRPALDEVVQMMSGLAAMTGTREKPQRVGSSANDIMGGMFGVIAILAALYQKRAGKRDGADIRIGLFENCLFLVAQHMVEYEMTGNKPRSMPEREHAWPIYDIFDAAGGERIFIGVVTEGHWQSFCREFGLTEFLDDPALRTTTDRILARARIIPRVAEVIAQRSVAELSQKLDALNICFSPINRPEDLFADPHVLRPGGLVNNANTDGQPFRVPALPIEWNGRNLGEGLKVAPLGADTSAVRAEIDNEDTTSKAAGRRA; this comes from the coding sequence ATGGAGAGGGAAGGATCAGCGGCCGGACTGCCGCTGGCAGGCGTGCGCGTCATCGAGATGACCCACATGGTCATGGGTCCGACCTGCGGCATGATCCTCGCGCAATTGGGCGCCGAGGTGATCAAGGTCGAGCCGCCGGCCGGCGACAAGACCCGCAGCTTGGGGGGCATGGGCACCTCCTTCTTTCCGCTGTTCAATCGCGGCAAGCGCAGTGTCGTACTCGATTTCGAGAAGGCGGAGGATCGCGACACCATGCACCGCCTGCTCGCGACCGCCGACGTGTTCCTGGAAAATTTCCGCGACGGTCTGCTCGAAAAGCAGGGGCTCGACGCAGACGAGTTGCGCCGCCGCCATCCACATCTGATCGTCGCGGGCCACAAGGGCTTTCTGTCCGGCCCTTACGAGCATCGCCCGGCGCTCGACGAGGTCGTGCAGATGATGTCAGGCCTCGCCGCGATGACCGGCACGCGCGAGAAACCGCAGCGCGTCGGCTCGTCCGCCAACGACATCATGGGTGGCATGTTCGGCGTGATCGCGATTCTCGCGGCGCTCTATCAGAAGCGCGCGGGCAAGCGCGACGGCGCCGACATCCGCATCGGCCTGTTCGAGAACTGCCTGTTCCTGGTGGCCCAACACATGGTCGAATACGAGATGACCGGCAACAAGCCGCGCTCGATGCCGGAGCGCGAGCACGCCTGGCCGATCTACGACATCTTCGATGCCGCCGGTGGCGAGCGCATTTTCATCGGTGTCGTCACCGAAGGCCATTGGCAAAGCTTTTGCCGCGAGTTTGGTCTCACCGAGTTCCTCGATGACCCCGCCTTGCGGACCACGACCGACCGCATCCTGGCGCGCGCACGGATCATTCCGCGCGTTGCCGAGGTGATCGCGCAGCGGAGCGTGGCGGAGCTGTCGCAAAAGCTCGATGCGCTCAACATCTGCTTCTCGCCGATCAATCGCCCTGAGGATCTCTTCGCCGATCCTCACGTGTTGCGGCCGGGCGGGCTCGTCAACAACGCCAATACCGACGGACAGCCATTCCGTGTGCCGGCGCTGCCGATCGAGTGGAACGGCCGCAACCTCGGCGAAGGCTTGAAGGTCGCGCCGCTCGGCGCCGACACGTCGGCCGTTCGTGCCGAGATCGACAATGAAGACACCACGTCGAAAGCCGCAGGGAGGCGCGCATGA
- a CDS encoding LysR substrate-binding domain-containing protein produces the protein MDSRQLRYFIAVYEQRNLSRAADPVNVAQSALSHHISNLEAEFAAPLFERKSRGMEPTAAGERLYEHARIILRAMAEAETEVRQGARVIAGEISIGMANSGVKAIGVPLMRTVLADYPKLKLSLTESLSGATLMHLMASDVDLALVYNPPSEKDLITEPVLEEQMFLVGTTKLVGKAKLPIRFEELSRLPLILLRHGLSARALLDDPVLLKRLEAGAILHANSISGMTGALVAGLGCTIATKLFAQEQLAARRLVAREVIEPKLTRTLYLCRLRNRPMTYVMEEMRRLMLKLIAEQVRGGHWQAKLLG, from the coding sequence ATGGATTCGCGCCAGCTCCGCTATTTCATCGCTGTCTATGAGCAGCGGAACCTGTCGCGCGCGGCCGACCCGGTCAATGTCGCGCAGTCGGCGCTGAGCCATCATATCTCCAATCTCGAAGCCGAGTTTGCGGCGCCCTTGTTCGAGCGCAAGTCGCGCGGCATGGAACCGACCGCTGCCGGAGAGCGGCTCTACGAGCACGCCCGCATCATCCTGCGCGCGATGGCAGAGGCCGAGACCGAGGTGCGCCAGGGCGCGCGCGTAATCGCGGGCGAAATCTCGATCGGCATGGCGAATTCCGGCGTCAAGGCGATCGGGGTGCCCTTGATGCGCACCGTGCTCGCCGACTATCCGAAGCTGAAGCTGTCGCTCACCGAGAGCCTGTCAGGCGCGACGCTGATGCATCTGATGGCCTCCGACGTCGATCTCGCGCTGGTCTACAACCCGCCGTCGGAAAAGGACCTGATCACCGAGCCGGTGCTCGAGGAGCAGATGTTCCTGGTCGGCACGACGAAGCTGGTAGGCAAGGCCAAGCTTCCGATCAGGTTCGAGGAATTGAGCCGGCTGCCGCTGATCCTACTGCGCCACGGCCTCTCGGCCCGAGCCTTGCTGGATGATCCGGTGCTGCTCAAGCGGCTCGAAGCCGGCGCCATCCTGCACGCCAACTCGATCAGCGGCATGACCGGCGCGCTGGTTGCGGGTCTCGGATGCACCATCGCGACCAAATTGTTCGCGCAGGAACAGCTTGCGGCGCGCCGCCTGGTCGCGCGCGAGGTGATCGAGCCGAAGCTGACCCGAACGCTCTATCTCTGCCGCCTGCGCAACCGGCCGATGACCTATGTCATGGAAGAGATGCGGCGCCTGATGCTCAAGCTGATCGCCGAGCAGGTGCGCGGCGGGCACTGGCAGGCGAAGCTGTTGGGCTGA